The following are encoded together in the Bactrocera neohumeralis isolate Rockhampton chromosome 6, APGP_CSIRO_Bneo_wtdbg2-racon-allhic-juicebox.fasta_v2, whole genome shotgun sequence genome:
- the LOC126762206 gene encoding protein still life, isoform SIF type 1-like isoform X1, whose amino-acid sequence MGNKLSCSCAPLMRKAYRYEDSPWQTSRRRDGHLLSSFRLWAEVFHVSASGAGTVKWQQVSEDLVPVNITCIQDSPECVFHITAYNSQVDKILDVRLVQPGTRIGQASECFVYWKDPMTNDTWGLNFTSPIDAKQFRECCKNAKRFKTIARILYYNTLSYPIHPMPDDEP is encoded by the exons ATGGGTAACAAGTTGAGCTGCTCCTGTGCGCCATTGATGCGCAAGGCGTACCGTTACGAGGACTCACCATGGCAGACATCACGTCGGCGTGACGGACATTTATTAAG TTCATTCAGGTTGTGGGCTGAGGTATTTCATGTTTCGGCTAGCGGTGCCGGTACCGTTAAATGGCAGCAAGTATCTGAAGATTTGGTTCCTGTTAATATAACCTGCATCCAGGATTCACCAGAATGCGTATTTCATATAACGGCATACAATAGTCAGGTGGACAAAATATTGGACGTACGACTTGTGCAGCCAG GCACACGCATTGGTCAGGCATCAGAATGCTTTGTTTACTGGAAGGATCCGATGACCAATGATACATGGGGTCTCAATTTCACTTCACCCATTGATGCAAAGCAATTCCGAGAATGTTGT aaaaatgcaaaacgaTTTAAAACAATCGCACGCATCCTTTACTACAACACCCTCTCCTATCCCATACATCCTATGCCCGATGACGAGCCCTGA